The following coding sequences lie in one Silene latifolia isolate original U9 population chromosome 5, ASM4854445v1, whole genome shotgun sequence genomic window:
- the LOC141655508 gene encoding uncharacterized protein LOC141655508, with product MARQPLPRPTHCMRHGMRSMPTYYSGYTARCPMICCPRVLEAESTAQEAWDRVKNIFLNNKGARAASLENEFHNLKLAKFPSFDAYCQRLRELSGQLKDVGAAITDQRLVLQMVRGLPKEYDMVAAYINQTLPNFETARSMIELENHRQSSRDDVTALVASSAPAADTNTWDEPSAPSRNNKRGNNGKRGHHKGGNNGGGKNHSKSSSSTNSVPQGFSWGPMPGWPAPWTPPPCPYPTFPGWSNPWQPWPYTAQSSAPRSVSTRGPARQPSSPFGQAHVASDTSQQQQQQTDLAQVFAALQMQPHPYSSGSFYMDTGASSHLSADAGMFPFPLNSSTINSIYVGNGASIPVLGSGTTHLASPNRTLHLHNVLYTPKIIKNLISVRQFTKDNNVSVEFDPCGFSVKDLATGNLIMRSNSDGDLYPVSTEPSQTPS from the coding sequence CTTGAAGCCGAGTCCACTGCCCAGGAAGCATGGGATCGTGTTAAGAACATCTTTCTTAACAACAAGGGCGCTCGCGCCGCTAGCCTCGAAAACGAGTTTCACAATCTCAAACTTGCGAAATTCCCATCATTCGATGCTTATTGTCAACGGCTCCGTGAGCTATCCGGTCAGTTAAAGGATGTTGGTGCTGCCATCACCGATCAAAGGCTGGTTCTCCAAATGGTCCGCGGCCTGCCTAAAGAATACGACATGGTGGCTGCGTACATCAATCAAACACTGCCTAATTTCGAGACCGCTCGCAGTATGATTGAACTCGAGAACCATCGTCAGTCTAGCCGCGACGATGTCACGGCTCTTGTTGCTTCCTCTGCCCCGGCTGCTGACACGAACACCTGGGATGAACCCTCTGCCCCTTCACGCAACAATAAACGTGGAAACAATGGCAAGCGCGGTCATCACAAGGGTGGTAACAACGGCGGCGGTAAgaatcactccaaatcctcatcCTCCACGAATTCTGTTCCGCAAGGTTTTTCGTGGGGACCCATGCCTGGCTGGCCTGCTCCCTGGACCCCACCACCGTGCCCGTATCCAACTTTTCCAGGTTGGAGTAATCCGTGGCAGCCTTGGCCATATACGGCTCAGTCCTCTGCTCCTCGCTCTGTTTCCACCCGTGGCCCTGCTCGCCAGCCTAGCTCTCCTTTTGGACAGGCCCACGTCGCATCTGACACGAGccaacagcagcagcaacaaacgGATTTGGCCCAAGTTTTTGCGGCCCTCCAGATGCAGCCGCATCCCTATTCATCAGGTTCGTTTTATATGGACACCGGTGCTTCGTCTCATTTGAGCGCGGATGCAGGTATGTTTCCTTTCCCACTCAATTCAAGCACAATTAATTCTATTTACGTCGGTAATGGTGCTAGCATTCCCGTTCTTGGTTCCGGAACTACCCACTTAGCAAGCCCCAATAGGACCCTACACCTTCACAATGTCCTATACACTCCCAAAATAATCAAAAACCTTATCTCAGTTCGCCAATTTACCAAAGACAATAATGTTTCCGTTGAATTTGACCCCTGTGGTTTTTCTGTGAAAGATTTAGCGACTGGGAATCTGATAATGAGGAGCAATAGTGATGGTGACCTTTACCCCGTTTCAACCGAGCCCTCCCAGACGCCATCCTAG